TGACATCAGTCAACCCTCCCCCCTctttcagtgccccccccccaacatccacatacactcatacatatacatgcatgcagacacacacacacacacacacacacactaatatacataaccCTGTCCCGCCTGGTGCCTCTGTCGCGTCATATCGACCAGGAGGCTGGAACCATGCACCTTGACCCTTAACCCCTGACCTCTAACCTCTGTTGTCTGCCTGTGTATGggctttgtgtgtatgtgtgtgtgtgcatgtgtatgtgtgtatgtgttgtttttAGGGGACGTGAAGCAGCTGCTGGTGTGGATCCAACGGAACCTGCTGAAGGAACGACCTGAGCTCTTTGTCCAAGGCgactctgtgtgagtgtgtgtgtgcacttgacACACACTTGATCTGTGAGGGAAAATATCCTATATACTATTGTATCAAAATAAGTGACTAATATGATCTTAATGTGTGTCAAAATTGCTCTATGTGGTAAATTTTCAATATGTTGAAATTTTCGAAATGAAACAGAATCGGATTGAGTCGAGTATCATTTGTGAAGgccttttttctgcagtttaacaACGTTGAAATGTTGGGGAGGGGGGACAGTCTAGCCTTCAGGTTATAGGTTTCAGTAAGATGATTACCTGTGTGCTAGAGTGGgagcatgtgtgtttgtatgtccgtatgtgtttgtgtgggtcCAGGGCACACAGCAGTCTTATAGGACTGGCTGACTTTTACAGCTGCCTTTGTGCACGACTATTTATAGCACCACCCAAGCAATGAATAGAGAAAAAGCTGGGCTACCTATAAACCCTATAGATTAGATGTGTGTGGACTTTATGTTGACGCAACACTAGCTTTTTAGTAAACCATCCCATCATCAAGGTGTTTCTTCATCATCGTTGAGAAAGATCTATGTCTACTGAGTGTGATTAGCTCACCatctttattcctttttttaCCCTGTCATcctagctctgtgtgtgtgtgtgtgtgtgtgtgtgtgtgtgtgtgtgtgtgtgtgtgtgtgtgcgcgcagatGTATGTTTGTACTCACGCTGCCCTTTCTCACTGACGTCATAGAGCATCTACAAGGTGGATTGAATCTTATTTGAACAGTATGAGAGGCGTCTGTGTCTGTTTCAAGTGTTACTTCTTGCCCTTATCTTGCTGTTCACATTAGTGCTGCTCTTAGCTCGCTGGCTTTCACAGAATTACAGAAACAACCTTTAGGAAGTCTGCACCCAAAGGTGCACCCTCTTCCCCTCACCCACTATCCCCATTATCCCCTTTagaattttttcaatttttttggaCTCTCATTAATTTCAGCTGACAGTTTGTTTTTATCGTCATGTCTCTAATTTgcactttatttaaaaaaaattatcattacCTCCTGTTTGCATTGGCCAGAGAAGTGTTTTGGTCTTGTCTATGTTAAATGTGCTTTAAGCACATTTGTTAAAATGATTTTATACAAATAATGTCATTTTGCTTAatttcacacacataaacacatattgtGTCTATTTACACAGGTACAATACAGAATTTTAAAATATACCACATTGTGATTTTAACTGTAATGCAGAAAAGTGTTGaattttgtgttgtttattttaatttaattcaccaaatataatataaatgatcattggttgtttatttatttgtttcttttttttttttttttaatttcctttattttacaaaaacagtttcttttttttttttttttttttttttttgcatttttctaccTACATTTAACattgttctctgtgttttttttttaatgcaaacatGGTCTGTTTCTGAATGTTAGTAATGATGAGCTCTGTGTCACCAGGCACCACTCTCAGTTAATGCTCAATTTCTaaccataaataataatagttaaCGTATTCCAGTAATTTAGTTTTTCTTgtttatgtgctttttttttttattttaaaatagattTTTTAAATTGTCAAAGTTACATTTAGAGAAAATTTTGAGATGCTCACAATAATCatctattttttctttattacttttaAACCATTACTGGATGTAATATtatactatgattttttttttttttactaaatttgtgcatgtgtgtgagagtgtggtATTTATGCTCCACCTGTTTCTATGTTTTACATGCATGTGGTGGTGCGTTACCTTTGGGGAATGTGTCTCACTGAAAACGGTGTGTTTTCCCACAGGAGACCAGGGATTCTGGTGCTTATCAATGATGCAGACTGGGAGCTAATGGTGAGCACTGGGAGACATGTTCACTGTCAGATGTTGAACAgagtctatatatgtgtgtgtgtgtgtgtgtgtgtgtgtgtgtgtgtgtgtgtgtgtgtgtgtgtgtgtgtgtgtgtgtgtggctgcatACAGTCAcatcatttatttttatcttaaGCTCTTTTAACCTACATTGTCTTTTTGTAAGCACCTGTGAAatgttaactgatttatcacaatatatgcagtgtttacacatttgTAAACACTGCATGCATAGCTCATCATAAACACTATGTATAAAAAATGCTTGTGTGAACATTAAAATTAAGAAGAGTATTTGATTGAATAGGCGAGGGTTTGGATCTTCACTGACACTGTTTATGTACTCTGAGTCCCTTAATGTTTTCATATTACATCAGAGCGACGTATGTCCTTGGGGTTTCTTATCTGAACACACATTTACATCCACACAGTCTGAACTTCAATTTGAATACATTGATTCAATTACAAGATTCAACAATGGATGTAAATGAAGTGAAAAGTTTGTCATTGACTGGACCCAATGGGATGGCAGCAGCAGTAAACACACATTAATAAACACTTATATTTATCTTTCCACCTACCATAATagaatatttaatattttgtgtgttttcttctcaGGGGGAGCTGGATTACCAACTACAAGACCAAGACAATATTGTGTTTATTTCCACTCTTCATGGAGGATAGAGAATGAATGCAGCATTTGGATACATCCCTTACATTTCTGTAACATAGACTCAGCCCTTCTTTACATCCTTTTCACCAGTTTGCTAACATCCCTACCAAACATCCCCCCATTGGACACTGCATCTGTCAGCCTGCACTGTGATGTCTGAGGTGATTGATGTTTGTCTGCAGGAATGAACCGAAATTCAGAGGTGGTTACCAGGAATAAAATGAAAGCTCCGAAACAGAAATTCtgtgtaagttaaaaaaaaaaaaaaagtccaaaattttCTTGACCAAACAGGACTTTGTAAGTGGTGGTCACATATTTATATACACTGCACAATGGTCAATATGCAGGTGTAAATGAATGCTGTTAACTGTTCCTGCACAGAATGAAAATATGACCTTAAAATGAAAGTGGGTCCAGATTACTACTGGAATCTTACATTGTTCACACTGtgcttttcttttacttttaatatAATTGCAGCAATATTGTCTTActcctttttttcattgttctgtcaaaaaaaaaaattaaaacattttttttttaaataagtcaagcccagatttttttttctttatttccacTTATTACACAAttaatgtcttttttcttttggtttgcAAATATCTAAACAAAATAGGCATTTTCTTGTgctgttttattttaaattttgtgACTTCTATGTCATTACCTATTAGAATGAATATTTATTTGGAGTCACAGTTATAAAATGCGTTGTAAAATATCTCAGAACTATCTATTTCCAAGCTGGTATTAAGCATTATAATTATTatcaattattacaattattatctAAACGTTTCGGCTGTCTTATGTAGCGTCTTAAATAGTTTAtattaagaaaatgtttttagaaAATTCAGATTTCGATTTTTGGAATGCCCAGTTTCTGTATTAAACAGTGCAATCCCAGTGTTTCCAGTGTCACTAACCTATAAATGCACAGAGCTGTGAAACCCGGGTTTGTCTGCAGGAGTCCACCCTGCACCGCACACAGGGACCTATAGCCCAACATTTTCCTCAATTAGGATTTTACATCACGCTTCGATAATTCACGGTGATAGCTTAGGCTATATCTGATCGATTTAAGCCCAGCTCTGTGATCACACTGCAGTTTTAGGCTGATTAGACCAGACTAGGGGGAGATTTTACCTACCAGGAATATTCATAAGAGGGGGATGGAGTGTGTATGGAGCCCgtagtgtgtgggtgtgggtgtgtgcggGTGGGGTGTGAACTATACGACCACTGCGGGAGGTCGAGGTCTAGCCTCCGGGCTGCCCTCCCCTGAACGCCCGGGGCGACCTAAAACCTTTTCTCGGTTGTGAAGTCCGATTTGCAACGGGAAACCGACCGATAATGGCCGGTAGAAAGGAAATGCAAATGAGGCTGCGAGGGGATGGAGGAGCAAAATATAACACTGTGTCAGCGAGAGCAGGCCAAggatggactgtgtgtgtgtgtgtgtgtgtgtgtgtgtgcgtgcgtgcgtgtgtgtgtgtgtgtgtgtgcgtgtgtgtgtgtgtgtgtgtgtgtgtgtgtgtgtgtgtgtgtgtgtgtgtgtgaggcagaCCTGCTGTCAGATGATCAAAAACAACAGAGGTGCTGTTGCTTATAGGCTGCCATCCTACTTTTACTCTaaatatttgtaaatgttttgttatacgagtgatttttttttacagcatcttACTGGCcgaacactctttttttttttttttatagcagaTGCAGCATTTTAAAGTGTGCAACTGGTAAATAAATTCATATTGTGCTGTTAGGAGCTTCAGGTCCGAAATTAGGCtggtatttatgtgtatgtgctTTAAAAAGCAGCTTTATGGTTCTGTATAATTTCCAATAGGTCGTATGCAGGTTACTGGGTTCTTAATGTTTGAGGTTCCTCCAGATCCCTGCAGTGTTTGGCCTGTAAAGTTCACAATGTCCACATGTAGGCCTGTGTTTCCACTTAACCACTCCAAACCAGCTGAGATACAAGTAAAGTATACCCGCAGTTATAGTCAGCTATCAAAAACAGTCTCCAGaatatcattcatttatttatgtatacatatatatgttttAATTAAAGGTTTTATCTTGTAATCTTTGAGTAGACAATGTATTGCAAAACATGTCACCTATTTATTCATGTAGTCtgctaaataaaatgaatgatcTGCAGTAAAGACAATCACTTAATCCTAATTTATCCATTATTATGGTGCCAAATGGTTAAACCGTTTGAATGGAAGCCCATTTCTGCATATTTTACACAGAGTGACACCTGCCTGCTGCTTTCAGGCTACAAGCAATTGTTGCCAATTTTTCATTCTTCTGCACACATAGCACAGACTTTCCTGCTGGGAGCCTATTACAGTACTGGGACCCAATTTTAGTTGTATATACGTGTGGaagacattaaaaataaatgtagcgTTCAAGTGACATAAACTAATGCAAACTCTTGTGAGCGTGTTTTCTATGTGAAATACTTCCAATTAAGAGGAAGCCTGTTTTTAATAATTCTGCCCACAGTTAAAATGTCACAGTGCTAACAGGGACACTGCTgcatttaaacaaacaaacaaataaaaaagaatCCCATTCCTATCAGGCCTGTAACAGGCACGACAAACAGGTGTACCAGTGGGCCCACATCACACTTTCCACAGAAGAAAATTACCTTATTAATATTGCACCTACATTAACGTTCATAAGAAAACCCTCTATCCACGGTgacttcaagtaaaaaaaaaaaaaaaaaaaaaaaaagcacacagaaGAACAAACATGATGCTCTGATCATGTTTCATGGCGAGAGGACATCCCTCAACAACAACGCACACGTTAGttattgtgtgtgtttctattgtgTTTTTCAACGTCTATAACCGAGAACTGAACATGTGTTCCTAGATATTTCTTTTGTACAAATCTAATGTTCAAAAAGATCTTTCAGTCGTATTATAAAGCACATTTGTAGCAATAAATATTTTTAACCGTTTAAACCTCTTTTTACTTTATGACAAATGCAGTTTCACTGCTTTAATTTTCAACAAGAATCATTCGACGTATGGTTGataattcatgtgtgaaaataaaagttaaattataAAAACACAGCAAACAGGCCAAAGTGTCTGACCTGATTTATCATTGATGCGCAGCATTAATTCCAGGATTcttttgtgttttaatgtatgtgtttttgtgtaaaatactttcataCCTTTATTTCAGTTAAACTGACGTATATATTTCTTTGGAAACACTACATGCATTTTCATCTATGCTTAagctatattattattatctatttgcTTAGTTTGCACTTTGAACTTTGAATTAACAAATtcgaaacattttttttaaacgaTCCTAAGACATTCTTTAAAACGCAGTTTTACAACCAAGTACATCTTTTCACGAAAACCCTTTTTCTAATTTCTCTAAATTATCTGAATTATTGCCCTGGTATATTACTCCATATAACGATCCAgtagttgtgttttgtttttttttttcttttttgatttggcCCATCTCATCCACAACGTGCATCTGTGCTGCATGCAGGCCTCACTGTGAACACTCAAGTTGCTGCTTTCTACTACTGTATTTGCCAAAGACAGTCGATCCATCGATGCCTCTAGTCGATATTTGCCATTTAAAACAAACAGTCTTGATTAGATCTTCGACAAAATGTAAATACCAATCGGGCCAAGCACAAGGCACACCTCGAAAAACACATTACATGAAGCAGAATAAGGTTGACTTCACTTTATTGGCCCAGCCCCTCCTGTTTTCTTCATAACATGCAAATATTGGTTTGTGTCTTACCTGAAATGTAACAGTTACAAAACAAAACCAGACTACAGGCTCCCCTATAGGCTTCTTTGTGGTTTGGAGGCCCTCATTCTTCATGTGGCGTTTGGCCAGAGGCAGCAGTGATGAATGTGAGTCTACAGCAACAGATGTCCATACACAATTCTTGGGGATTAATTTGAGTTTACTCAAGAATTGCGTTTGGACAATCAGGTGCTAAAGACTCTGTATATCGTCCGCCCGGACTAAAAGAAGAAATGAAGCATTTAATTATTTAAATCAAGTGTGCCTGCATGGGCTCGAACTGTATAGGCCCATGGGTGCACCTGCTACGTCTAAATGCCCTTTGACAGTGTTGGCTTAGCATCTGACACCGAtaactgttttctttcttttttttttctatggggaGTTGCGGTACTGTGCATTATTTCTGACATTCTCACTGCTCAGCATTGCCAACTGAATTCGCCTTTtcctttagaaaaaaacaaaaaacaaaa
This region of Sphaeramia orbicularis chromosome 12, fSphaOr1.1, whole genome shotgun sequence genomic DNA includes:
- the urm1 gene encoding ubiquitin-related modifier 1, encoding MAAPLNIHLEFGGGAELLFKGVKEHHVTLPTQSEPWDVKQLLVWIQRNLLKERPELFVQGDSVRPGILVLINDADWELMGELDYQLQDQDNIVFISTLHGG